One Gordonia mangrovi genomic region harbors:
- a CDS encoding LysR family transcriptional regulator, whose translation MTSAQLRAFVAIVRTGSVKQAAAELGLTEQAVSMHVAQLRKSLGDQLFRRTHSGLAFTPGGLRLAARAVEILGLQDQTISEVEAAAGGQRTIRLATSSLFAEHAVGGLIDLFTRRAKDLEVELTVQPPDQFASLLASRAVDVAIGAAPLEAETASAAPTLSCKEFLTYDVEVMASPSHPFTTRRVSPEEMAHATWNLGPSAAGESGVVPEMLADLGVPEDCQRIFQSDAAAWEETQRGTGLTLALTFAVHSDLRAERLARVAGPGVHRRATWSAMTLAHDPTRTAGELMRFVTTPKAIQAMLRGAGVPLKSFRPAVYVTLWN comes from the coding sequence ATGACCTCGGCCCAGTTGCGCGCCTTTGTCGCCATCGTGCGGACCGGGTCGGTCAAGCAGGCAGCCGCCGAACTCGGCCTCACCGAGCAGGCGGTGTCGATGCACGTCGCGCAATTGCGCAAGAGTCTGGGCGATCAGCTGTTCCGGCGGACACACTCCGGGCTGGCGTTCACCCCGGGCGGATTGCGGCTCGCGGCGCGCGCGGTGGAGATCCTGGGCCTGCAGGACCAGACGATCAGTGAGGTCGAGGCCGCCGCGGGCGGGCAGCGCACGATCCGCCTCGCCACCTCGAGCCTGTTCGCCGAACACGCCGTCGGCGGCCTGATCGACCTGTTCACCCGTCGCGCGAAAGACCTCGAGGTAGAGCTGACCGTGCAGCCGCCGGATCAGTTCGCGTCCCTACTGGCGTCGCGCGCCGTCGACGTCGCGATCGGAGCCGCCCCGCTGGAGGCAGAGACGGCATCGGCTGCGCCGACGCTGAGCTGCAAGGAATTCCTGACCTATGACGTCGAGGTGATGGCGTCGCCGTCGCATCCTTTCACCACTCGCCGGGTGAGTCCGGAGGAGATGGCCCACGCCACGTGGAATCTGGGCCCGTCGGCAGCCGGCGAGAGCGGTGTGGTCCCCGAGATGCTGGCCGATCTCGGTGTCCCCGAGGACTGTCAGCGGATCTTCCAGAGCGACGCCGCCGCATGGGAGGAAACGCAACGCGGCACCGGTCTGACCCTGGCCCTGACCTTCGCCGTGCACTCCGATCTCCGCGCCGAACGCCTCGCGCGGGTGGCCGGTCCAGGCGTCCATCGACGGGCGACCTGGAGCGCGATGACACTCGCCCACGACCCCACGCGCACGGCCGGCGAACTCATGCGATTCGTGACCACCCCGAAGGCGATACAGGCGATGCTCCGCGGAGCGGGTGTGCCGCTGAAGAGTTTCCGGCCGGCCGTCTATGTCACGCTGTGGAATTGA
- a CDS encoding vWA domain-containing protein — MTGSQILGHVDRAAFAAGFTDRLRSAGVPVGHADAAVLCRALDALPRGSMSDRYRLYWTMRITLVRRRSDLAVFDAVFAAVFDDAVFSLDPAALRSRSSARSGDQEHPIPGAARGGDDPEGLPWATLPRMSVAENSDRSDDGGAPVWVPRPSAVEAISQVPFDHLDTEELRQVEAWLDRAVATWPRRRGRRERTLADGRRIDLRATLAHSRHTGWEVADVAYRGPRWRDRRVVMICDVSQSMQAYTRAYLHVMRALSRRGRGETFAFGTALTRMTPMLARSSVDEAIEEASATVADRFGGTRIASSLDALVTSRHGQALRGSICVIASDGWDSDDPEQMTRAMARIARRTFAVIWLNPRAGAADYEPLVGGMAAALPYCDRLMPAATVADLAAVVTTITELRRR; from the coding sequence ATGACCGGATCACAGATACTGGGGCACGTCGATCGTGCGGCGTTTGCCGCCGGATTCACCGACCGCCTCCGCAGCGCGGGTGTCCCCGTCGGCCACGCCGACGCCGCGGTGCTGTGTCGTGCTCTCGACGCGTTGCCGCGTGGGTCGATGTCGGATCGGTACAGACTCTATTGGACGATGCGGATCACCTTGGTGCGCAGACGATCCGACCTGGCAGTCTTCGACGCCGTGTTCGCCGCGGTGTTCGACGACGCCGTGTTCTCCCTCGACCCGGCAGCGCTGCGTAGCCGGTCGTCGGCTCGGTCCGGGGACCAGGAGCATCCGATACCCGGTGCGGCCCGGGGCGGAGATGACCCGGAGGGGCTACCGTGGGCCACTCTGCCCCGAATGTCGGTGGCCGAGAACTCCGACCGATCCGACGACGGCGGTGCACCGGTGTGGGTGCCCCGGCCGAGTGCCGTCGAAGCGATCTCGCAGGTGCCCTTCGATCACCTCGACACCGAAGAACTTCGGCAGGTCGAGGCTTGGCTGGACCGCGCCGTCGCCACTTGGCCCCGACGAAGGGGCCGTCGCGAACGCACCCTCGCCGACGGCAGGCGCATCGATCTGCGCGCAACGCTGGCACACTCCCGGCACACCGGATGGGAAGTCGCCGATGTCGCCTACCGTGGCCCGAGGTGGCGCGACCGTCGCGTGGTGATGATCTGTGATGTGTCCCAGTCGATGCAGGCCTACACCCGTGCATACCTGCATGTCATGCGCGCCCTGTCGCGACGGGGGCGGGGCGAGACCTTCGCGTTCGGCACTGCACTGACCCGAATGACACCGATGCTGGCGAGATCGTCGGTGGACGAGGCGATCGAGGAGGCGAGCGCGACAGTGGCCGACCGATTCGGCGGTACCCGGATCGCCTCCAGTCTGGACGCCCTGGTCACCTCGCGCCATGGCCAGGCCCTGCGCGGGTCTATTTGCGTGATTGCCTCCGACGGTTGGGATTCCGACGATCCAGAGCAGATGACCCGGGCGATGGCGCGGATCGCACGGCGCACCTTCGCGGTCATCTGGCTCAACCCGCGTGCGGGTGCCGCCGACTACGAGCCGCTCGTCGGCGGCATGGCTGCGGCTCTTCCGTACTGTGACCGACTGATGCCCGCGGCGACCGTTGCCGATCTCGCCGCGGTAGTCACCACCATCACCGAGCTGCGGCGGCGATGA
- a CDS encoding AAA family ATPase — protein sequence MTGEAPLFSSPDDVVRRLDAVDYLADDGLATALFLATSLQMPILLEGEPGVGKTSAATALASAVDTELIRLQCYEGLAAHDALYEWNYQRQLLAIKMSESRGRALDDADLYAPEFLSERPLLAAIRHRGQRPPVLLIDEIDRADDEFEALLFEFLGEGAVTVPELGTITAQRRPLVVLTSNRSRELHEALRRRCLYHWIVYPGAAQVAAILRRTVAGASERLIADASVFVGRVRDLDLDKPPGIAEAIDWLSALITLGVTELAATTVAPSIGTLVKTPDDHDTLLAALDHGGVW from the coding sequence ATGACCGGCGAGGCGCCACTGTTCTCCTCACCCGACGACGTCGTGCGCCGCCTCGACGCCGTCGACTACCTCGCCGACGACGGACTGGCCACCGCACTGTTTCTCGCCACGTCGCTGCAGATGCCGATCCTGCTGGAAGGCGAACCGGGTGTGGGCAAGACGTCGGCAGCGACCGCGCTGGCGAGCGCCGTGGACACCGAACTGATCCGGCTGCAGTGTTACGAGGGGCTGGCCGCCCACGATGCGCTCTACGAGTGGAACTATCAGCGGCAGCTGCTGGCGATCAAGATGTCCGAGTCGCGTGGTCGCGCGCTGGACGACGCTGATCTGTATGCGCCCGAGTTCCTCTCGGAACGACCGTTGCTGGCCGCCATCCGGCATCGTGGGCAGCGGCCGCCGGTCCTGCTGATCGACGAGATCGACCGCGCCGACGACGAATTCGAGGCGCTGCTGTTCGAATTCCTCGGCGAGGGGGCGGTCACCGTGCCGGAGCTCGGCACCATCACCGCGCAGCGCCGGCCGCTGGTGGTGCTGACCTCCAACCGCAGTCGGGAGTTGCATGAGGCGCTGAGGCGGCGTTGCCTTTATCACTGGATCGTCTACCCCGGTGCGGCGCAGGTGGCCGCGATCCTACGGCGCACCGTGGCCGGCGCATCGGAGCGCCTCATCGCCGACGCATCGGTGTTCGTCGGCCGGGTGCGTGACCTCGACCTCGACAAGCCGCCGGGCATCGCGGAGGCGATCGACTGGCTGTCGGCGCTGATCACGTTGGGCGTCACGGAACTGGCCGCGACCACCGTCGCGCCGAGCATCGGCACGTTGGTCAAGACACCCGACGACCACGACACCCTGCTGGCCGCCCTCGATCACGGCGGCGTGTGGTGA
- a CDS encoding nucleotidyltransferase family protein, with the protein MTAPVCAVILAAGGSRRLGRPKQLLPYAGTTLLGATLENVRRLGFDQIILTLGTAADEVIAHHDLADLTVVRNQVPEAGCSSSIRQAIRYVPADADGVVLLLGDQPGVAGSTVRSLLSAARAAPLAAIRYRDGLGHPFWLGREVFPMLDQLHGDKGVWKLIDAAGAQLVTVDVDDETPLDVDTEDDYRRLLARSPEADAARSR; encoded by the coding sequence ATGACGGCGCCGGTATGTGCGGTCATCCTCGCCGCCGGCGGATCCCGCCGCCTGGGACGGCCCAAGCAGTTGCTCCCGTATGCAGGCACCACACTGCTGGGTGCGACGCTGGAGAACGTGCGCCGCCTGGGATTCGACCAGATCATCCTCACCCTCGGCACGGCCGCCGACGAGGTGATCGCGCACCACGACCTGGCCGATCTGACCGTGGTACGCAACCAGGTCCCCGAAGCCGGCTGCTCGTCGTCGATCCGGCAGGCGATTCGGTATGTGCCCGCCGACGCGGACGGAGTGGTGTTGCTGCTCGGCGATCAACCGGGAGTCGCCGGTTCGACGGTTCGGTCCCTGCTGTCGGCGGCCCGCGCAGCACCGTTGGCTGCGATTCGGTACCGAGACGGTCTCGGACACCCGTTCTGGTTGGGGCGCGAGGTGTTTCCCATGCTCGATCAACTCCACGGCGACAAGGGCGTCTGGAAGCTGATCGACGCCGCCGGTGCCCAACTCGTCACCGTCGACGTCGACGATGAGACCCCGCTCGACGTCGACACCGAGGACGACTACCGGAGACTGCTCGCCCGGTCACCCGAGGCGGATGCGGCGAGATCGCGATGA
- a CDS encoding XdhC family protein, with translation MTSDDRRSLDEVAAEFTDRRTPFARATVVRAQPPTSARAGDQALVTPDGQMFGFVGGQCAIESVRQTAVDSIADGEGVLLRVLPDGADAYPETSGALVAVNPCLSGGALEIFIQPVVPTPIIHVIGDKPIALAVVDQARLLGFEVRRADPDEAGGHDVSEPDAVMASIVATHGGDEAGAIRAALESGVPFVGLVASRTRGAAILDAMDLSAPERKRVHTPVGIDIGARTPPEIALSVMAQVVAAIRQGGIAVTHGTAAGADADAAGADAEGPRREVDPICGMTVVVTDDTVQCTDESGPHWFCCTGCRDTFVARSAGGLQAAR, from the coding sequence ATGACATCCGACGACCGCAGATCGCTCGACGAGGTGGCCGCCGAGTTCACCGATCGGCGTACTCCGTTCGCACGCGCCACCGTCGTGCGGGCACAGCCCCCGACCTCGGCGCGGGCCGGTGACCAGGCATTGGTGACCCCGGACGGTCAGATGTTCGGATTCGTGGGTGGCCAGTGCGCGATCGAATCGGTGCGGCAGACGGCCGTCGACTCGATCGCCGACGGCGAAGGCGTGCTGCTGCGGGTGCTCCCCGACGGGGCCGACGCCTATCCGGAGACGTCCGGTGCCCTGGTCGCGGTCAACCCATGCCTGTCGGGCGGTGCGCTGGAGATCTTCATCCAACCGGTGGTGCCCACCCCGATCATCCACGTGATCGGTGACAAGCCGATCGCACTGGCCGTCGTCGATCAGGCTCGGCTGTTGGGATTCGAGGTGCGCCGAGCCGACCCGGACGAGGCCGGAGGACATGACGTGTCCGAACCCGACGCGGTGATGGCGTCGATCGTCGCGACACACGGCGGGGACGAGGCCGGGGCGATCCGCGCCGCGCTGGAGAGCGGCGTCCCGTTCGTCGGGCTGGTGGCCAGCAGAACGCGCGGGGCGGCGATACTGGACGCGATGGATCTGTCGGCACCGGAGCGCAAGCGGGTGCACACCCCGGTCGGTATCGACATCGGAGCGCGCACCCCGCCGGAGATCGCCCTGTCGGTTATGGCGCAGGTGGTGGCAGCCATCCGACAGGGCGGGATCGCGGTCACTCACGGCACCGCTGCCGGCGCCGACGCCGACGCTGCCGGTGCAGACGCCGAGGGCCCGCGACGGGAGGTCGATCCGATCTGCGGGATGACCGTCGTGGTGACCGACGACACCGTCCAATGCACCGACGAATCCGGCCCACATTGGTTCTGCTGCACCGGATGCCGGGACACGTTCGTCGCCCGGTCGGCAGGTGGGCTGCAGGCGGCCCGATGA
- a CDS encoding aerobic carbon-monoxide dehydrogenase large subunit — protein MTITTPPEPAAAPGPDDLVDNNHKPMGYGRMLRKEDPRFIRGLGRYCDDVQLPGMLHMAILRSPVAHARIVGIDTTAAEALPKVKAVITGETLKGLGLDWMPTLSNDVQAVLATDKVRFQGQEVAAVVAEDRYAARDALELIDVDYDILDPVHDVRAALDPSAPVIRDDLEGKTDNHIFDWETGDKAATDAVFADADVVVTQDMVYPRVHPAPMETCGAVADFDRVDGKLTLWSTSQAPHAHRTLYALVAGIPEHKIRVISPDIGGGFGNKVPIYPGYVCAVVGSIVTGKPVKWMEDRTENLTSTGFARDYVMRGEIAATKDGRILAIRTNVLADHGAFNGVAAPVKYPAGFFGVFTGSYQLEAAYCSMTAVYTNKAPGGVAYACSFRITEAVYLVERLVNCLAFELKMDQIALRRKNFIEPDQFPYTTKTGWIYDSGDYDAAMAEAMRIADYDGLLAEQAAKRERGELMGIGVAFFTEAVGAGPRKDMDILGLGMADGCDVRVHPTGKAVVRLSVQSQGQGHETTFAQIVAEELGIAPDDIDVVHGDTDNTPFGLGTYGSRSTPVSGAAAAMAARKVRDKAKLIAAGMLEVSVADLEWEKGSFAVKGDPGTSVTIADIAMKAHGAGDLPPGVEGGLDASVVYNPANLTYPFGAYICVVDIDPHTAVVKVRRFVAVDDCGTRINPMIVEGQVHGGLTDGIGMALMEIIEFDEEGNCLNGSLMDYLIPTALEVPHWETGQTVTPSPHHPIGAKGVGESATVGSPPAVVNAVVDALAPFGVRHADMPLTPSRVWEAMQGRARPPI, from the coding sequence ATGACCATCACCACACCCCCCGAACCGGCCGCCGCGCCGGGACCCGACGACCTCGTCGACAACAACCACAAGCCGATGGGCTACGGCCGCATGCTGCGCAAGGAGGATCCGCGCTTCATCCGCGGCCTCGGCCGGTACTGCGACGACGTGCAGTTGCCCGGCATGCTGCACATGGCGATCCTGCGTTCACCGGTGGCACACGCGAGGATCGTCGGCATCGACACCACCGCGGCCGAGGCGCTGCCGAAGGTGAAGGCCGTCATCACCGGCGAAACCCTGAAGGGACTGGGTCTGGACTGGATGCCGACCCTGTCGAACGACGTGCAGGCGGTGCTGGCCACCGACAAGGTCCGTTTCCAGGGCCAGGAGGTCGCGGCCGTCGTCGCCGAAGATCGCTATGCGGCACGTGATGCGCTCGAACTGATCGACGTCGACTACGACATCCTCGACCCCGTCCACGATGTCCGCGCAGCCCTCGACCCGTCGGCGCCGGTGATCCGGGACGACCTCGAGGGCAAGACCGACAACCACATCTTCGACTGGGAGACCGGTGACAAAGCAGCCACCGACGCGGTGTTCGCCGACGCCGACGTGGTGGTCACCCAGGACATGGTGTACCCGCGCGTGCACCCCGCGCCGATGGAGACCTGCGGCGCGGTCGCCGATTTCGATCGCGTCGACGGCAAGCTGACCCTATGGTCGACGAGCCAGGCGCCACACGCACATCGCACCCTCTACGCATTGGTCGCCGGCATCCCCGAACACAAGATCCGCGTCATCTCGCCGGATATCGGCGGCGGGTTCGGCAACAAGGTGCCGATCTATCCCGGCTACGTGTGCGCTGTCGTGGGGTCGATCGTCACCGGCAAACCGGTCAAGTGGATGGAGGACCGCACCGAGAACCTGACCAGCACCGGCTTCGCCCGCGACTATGTGATGCGCGGCGAGATCGCTGCCACGAAGGATGGCCGCATCCTCGCCATCCGCACCAACGTCCTCGCCGACCACGGAGCATTCAATGGCGTCGCGGCGCCGGTCAAATACCCGGCCGGGTTCTTCGGTGTCTTCACCGGCAGTTATCAACTCGAGGCCGCGTACTGTTCGATGACGGCGGTCTACACCAACAAAGCTCCCGGTGGTGTCGCCTACGCGTGTTCGTTCCGGATCACCGAGGCGGTCTACCTCGTGGAGCGGCTGGTGAACTGTCTGGCCTTCGAGCTGAAGATGGACCAGATCGCGTTGCGGCGCAAGAACTTCATCGAGCCCGACCAATTCCCGTACACCACCAAGACCGGCTGGATCTACGACTCCGGCGACTACGACGCGGCCATGGCCGAAGCGATGCGGATCGCCGACTACGACGGCCTGCTCGCCGAGCAGGCCGCCAAACGCGAGCGCGGTGAACTGATGGGTATCGGCGTGGCGTTCTTCACTGAGGCGGTGGGCGCCGGCCCGCGCAAGGACATGGACATCCTGGGCCTCGGCATGGCCGACGGGTGCGACGTGCGGGTCCATCCCACCGGCAAGGCCGTCGTCCGGTTGTCGGTGCAGTCCCAGGGCCAGGGACACGAGACGACGTTCGCGCAGATCGTCGCCGAGGAACTCGGCATCGCCCCCGACGACATCGACGTCGTCCACGGCGACACCGACAACACGCCGTTCGGCCTGGGTACCTACGGCAGTCGATCCACGCCGGTGTCCGGGGCGGCGGCGGCGATGGCCGCCCGCAAGGTCCGCGACAAGGCCAAACTCATCGCCGCGGGCATGCTCGAGGTCTCTGTTGCCGACCTGGAGTGGGAGAAGGGAAGTTTCGCGGTCAAGGGCGATCCGGGCACATCGGTGACCATCGCCGACATCGCGATGAAGGCCCACGGTGCCGGTGATCTGCCGCCAGGGGTGGAGGGTGGCCTGGACGCCTCAGTGGTCTACAACCCGGCCAACCTCACCTACCCGTTCGGCGCCTACATCTGTGTCGTCGACATCGACCCCCACACCGCGGTGGTGAAGGTGCGCAGGTTCGTCGCGGTCGATGACTGCGGTACCCGGATCAACCCGATGATCGTCGAGGGGCAGGTGCACGGCGGACTCACCGATGGCATCGGCATGGCGCTGATGGAGATCATCGAGTTCGACGAGGAGGGCAACTGCCTCAACGGGTCGTTGATGGACTACCTGATCCCCACCGCACTCGAGGTGCCGCACTGGGAGACCGGGCAGACGGTGACCCCGTCGCCGCACCATCCGATCGGTGCCAAGGGCGTCGGCGAGTCGGCAACGGTCGGATCGCCGCCGGCAGTGGTCAACGCCGTGGTCGATGCGTTGGCGCCCTTCGGGGTTCGGCATGCCGACATGCCGCTGACCCCGTCGCGGGTCTGGGAGGCGATGCAGGGCCGGGCACGGCCGCCGATCTGA
- a CDS encoding (2Fe-2S)-binding protein, whose translation MKVTMTVNGESVTRDIEPRLLLVHFLRDHLALTGTHWGCDTSNCGTCVVQVDGQPVKSCTMLAAMAGGHEVRTVEGLEQGTTLDPLQQGFMECHGLQCGFCTPGMLMTTRALLDENPNPTEAEIREAISGQICRCTGYTTIVRSVQWAAQHEAGTTETAATDDVAEEALR comes from the coding sequence ATGAAAGTGACGATGACCGTCAACGGCGAGTCGGTGACCCGCGACATCGAGCCGCGCCTGCTGCTCGTCCACTTCCTGCGCGACCACCTCGCGCTCACCGGTACCCACTGGGGCTGCGACACCAGCAACTGCGGGACCTGTGTGGTGCAGGTCGACGGACAACCGGTGAAGTCGTGCACCATGCTCGCCGCGATGGCCGGGGGTCACGAGGTGCGGACCGTGGAGGGGCTCGAACAGGGCACCACTCTCGATCCGCTGCAGCAGGGATTCATGGAATGTCATGGGCTGCAATGCGGATTCTGCACACCCGGCATGCTGATGACCACCCGCGCACTGCTCGACGAGAACCCGAATCCCACCGAGGCCGAGATCCGGGAGGCGATCAGCGGGCAGATCTGCCGCTGTACCGGCTACACCACGATCGTGCGATCGGTGCAGTGGGCCGCACAGCATGAGGCCGGCACCACCGAAACAGCCGCCACCGATGACGTTGCGGAAGAGGCGCTCCGATGA
- a CDS encoding FAD binding domain-containing protein — translation MQVPAPFEYERATSVEDAIGLLGRLGDEARLIAGGHSLLPMMKLRLATPEYLIDINDLHDELGYIRFTDDDVRIGAMTRHCELLASEPLFDTFPIFRDAEKVIADPVVRNRGTLGGSLCQADPSEDLSSVCSTLDARCVIRGADGERVISMAEFHRGPYETAVEQNEMLTEVRIPVRPGGASAYEKVERRAGDWAVVAAGAALWLTDGTIADARVGLTAVGANTTDIPAISDALRGADPTEQTWRQAGEIAAQACDPAADGRGTVDYKRHLAAELTTRALRRSAHRLGVDAPAPAS, via the coding sequence ATGCAGGTACCGGCCCCCTTCGAATACGAACGCGCGACAAGTGTGGAGGATGCGATCGGCCTGCTCGGGCGCCTCGGCGACGAAGCCCGCCTGATCGCGGGCGGCCACAGCCTGCTGCCGATGATGAAGCTGCGCCTCGCGACTCCGGAATACCTGATCGACATCAACGATCTGCACGACGAACTCGGCTACATCCGGTTCACCGACGACGACGTGCGCATCGGCGCGATGACGCGTCACTGCGAATTGCTGGCCAGCGAACCACTGTTCGACACCTTCCCGATCTTCCGCGATGCGGAGAAGGTGATCGCCGACCCGGTGGTCCGCAATCGCGGCACCCTCGGCGGATCGCTCTGTCAGGCAGACCCGTCAGAGGATCTGTCGAGTGTGTGCTCCACCCTCGACGCACGCTGCGTGATCCGAGGCGCCGACGGGGAGCGGGTGATCAGCATGGCCGAATTCCATCGCGGCCCCTACGAGACCGCCGTCGAACAGAACGAGATGCTCACCGAGGTGCGGATTCCGGTCCGGCCGGGCGGCGCCAGCGCGTATGAGAAGGTGGAGCGCCGCGCGGGGGACTGGGCGGTGGTCGCCGCGGGTGCCGCGCTGTGGCTGACCGACGGCACCATCGCCGACGCCCGCGTCGGCCTGACCGCGGTCGGTGCCAACACGACCGACATCCCGGCGATCTCCGACGCGCTGCGCGGCGCGGACCCGACGGAGCAGACCTGGCGGCAGGCGGGGGAGATCGCCGCGCAGGCCTGCGATCCGGCCGCTGACGGTCGCGGCACCGTCGACTACAAACGGCACCTCGCCGCCGAACTCACCACACGTGCGCTGCGCCGCAGCGCGCACCGTCTCGGCGTCGACGCACCCGCCCCGGCATCCTGA
- a CDS encoding XdhC family protein, producing MRDVLPVLLERWRNGETVGLTTVVATFGSAPRRPGAAMLRLTDETVVGSVSGGCVEGAVYELAGDVMSSGVATTERYGIADDDAFAVGLTCGGTLDVFVEPVSAQTWPHLDRLADALEERRPVAVATVTLSADPATAVGGHLVVGPDEVSGSLGDAELDRVVAQDARGLLDLGESSTLRYGARARRMGEDITVFVNSFAPPPRLIVFGAVDYSAAVAEVGSALGYHVTVCDARGVFATRHRFPAADEVVVDWPHRYLSAETAAGRVDSRTAICVLTHDPKFDVPALQAAFETPEGVYIGAMGSRRTHDDRIRRLREAGVTESDLARLHSPIGLDLGAATPAETAVSIVAEIIAARRGGSGANLTRLADHIHPDIIRRPVSSP from the coding sequence ATGCGAGATGTGCTGCCCGTACTGCTGGAGCGCTGGCGCAACGGCGAGACGGTCGGATTGACCACGGTGGTGGCGACGTTCGGCTCGGCCCCCCGCCGGCCCGGCGCGGCGATGCTCCGGCTGACCGACGAGACCGTCGTCGGCTCCGTGTCGGGCGGTTGCGTCGAGGGCGCGGTCTACGAACTCGCCGGCGACGTGATGAGCTCCGGCGTGGCGACCACCGAGCGGTACGGCATCGCCGACGACGACGCCTTCGCGGTCGGCCTCACGTGCGGGGGCACCCTCGACGTGTTCGTCGAACCTGTCTCCGCGCAGACCTGGCCGCATCTCGACAGACTCGCCGATGCGCTCGAAGAGCGGCGGCCGGTGGCGGTGGCCACCGTGACGCTCAGCGCCGACCCCGCGACGGCGGTCGGTGGCCACCTCGTGGTGGGACCCGACGAGGTGAGCGGCAGTCTCGGCGATGCGGAACTCGACCGGGTCGTCGCGCAGGATGCGCGCGGCCTGCTCGACCTCGGTGAATCGTCCACGCTCCGATACGGCGCCCGAGCACGTCGGATGGGTGAGGACATCACCGTGTTCGTCAACAGCTTCGCGCCGCCGCCCCGGCTCATCGTGTTCGGGGCCGTCGACTACTCCGCGGCCGTCGCCGAGGTCGGCTCGGCCCTCGGCTATCACGTCACCGTCTGTGACGCGCGCGGGGTTTTCGCCACCCGGCACCGTTTCCCGGCCGCCGACGAGGTCGTCGTGGACTGGCCGCATCGGTACCTGAGCGCCGAGACCGCGGCCGGTCGCGTCGACTCGCGGACCGCGATCTGCGTCCTCACCCATGACCCGAAGTTCGACGTTCCCGCACTGCAGGCGGCCTTCGAGACACCCGAGGGCGTCTACATCGGCGCGATGGGTTCGCGCCGAACGCACGACGACCGCATCCGGCGCCTCCGCGAGGCCGGGGTGACCGAGTCCGACCTCGCCCGGCTGCATTCGCCGATCGGACTCGACCTCGGGGCGGCCACCCCGGCCGAGACCGCCGTGTCGATCGTCGCCGAGATCATCGCCGCGCGCCGCGGTGGCAGCGGCGCCAACCTGACCCGTCTTGCCGACCACATCCATCCCGACATCATCCGCAGGCCCGTCAGCTCACCGTAG
- a CDS encoding NUDIX domain-containing protein encodes MARRTPTRSAGLLLFRRLDDGIEVLIAHPGGPLWARKDAGAWSLPKGLYDSDEQPEAAARREFTEELGTAPPDVPAVELGEVTLASGKIVTGFAIEGDLDTATVASNTFEMQWPPRSGRMQAFPEVDRAQWVDPATARAKLNPAQAAFVDRLLDSLR; translated from the coding sequence ATGGCGCGACGCACCCCCACACGCAGTGCCGGACTGCTGCTGTTCCGGCGCCTCGATGACGGCATCGAGGTACTGATCGCCCACCCGGGCGGTCCGCTGTGGGCGCGCAAAGATGCCGGTGCCTGGTCGCTGCCGAAAGGACTCTACGACTCCGACGAGCAACCGGAGGCCGCCGCGCGACGCGAATTCACCGAAGAGCTGGGCACCGCGCCACCGGACGTGCCTGCGGTCGAACTGGGTGAGGTCACGCTGGCCAGCGGCAAGATCGTGACCGGGTTTGCGATCGAGGGAGATCTGGACACGGCCACGGTGGCGAGCAACACCTTCGAGATGCAGTGGCCCCCGCGCTCCGGGCGGATGCAGGCCTTCCCCGAAGTCGACCGCGCGCAGTGGGTCGACCCGGCCACGGCGCGGGCGAAGCTCAACCCCGCGCAAGCCGCCTTCGTCGACCGCCTGCTGGATTCACTGCGCTGA